The segment tattaatgtaagataatacaaaataataatgtttaaaaaaataaCACAATGAATATTagtgaaaaaataatataattaatattaatacaatgtaATATAAATAAAAAGTGTTATCACTTTCGTCTACAGTAAATATTtagattttctttatttatttaaattttctttattACTATTTAAGTATAATTTATGATTTGTTTGCTAATCACattctcaaataaatattaaattactaAGTCTCTCATTTATATACTACATTTATATGTACTAGTTTGATTGAGTTCTAATTAGGAGATAGGGTGAAGGATCAATTAGCCTTATAGGCAAAAATTttgatttagggttaaggttaaattatGGTTAAAATTCAAAGAGGTTATGAATAGAAttcaattatagttagggttcaaataaGATTACAATTTAATGTTAAGATTCAATTAAAGTTACCattacaaaattattaatctcttctatttgtTATAAAATACAAGTGCTAGCCACTACGTGGTACTTGTttcaatatataaataaatttttagtACTTTCATTTATcaccatttaatgaataaagagaaatttTAATAAGACTAAAAAAGAGGTAAATCATTTTGACATCTAGTGGAGTAgtaattttttttatatgtatttccctttcttcctttcttctcctctctttctatttttaatatatattctattcttaaatattttgtaaaagatGGTAGAAAGATTTTCTTAAGCCTATGTGTATTAAATTTTTTCttgtaaatatattttatatttaattttattaatattttgatttagtCTAAGGGGTTATGTTCTATTGGTTAaatcattgagttctcattgtAGAGATCAAACTTGAAATCCAAAGGGACATCTCATATGGAATTCAAGGTTGTGAgaatttgtgactcttggtcttccatgttGTTCAAAATGAGCTAAGATTCTAGTGTCATGTAATGGTggtggattctaatttgtgactcttggtcgGGTTGATTCTAGCATCATAaaaatctatatttattttttgttctaTCTTTTaacttatttttttcaaaaattattgtttaaattttatattatataactaTATCAAATCTAGTGAATTATAATGAAGTtttgatagataattttttttCCTCTCAATCCTAAATGTTGTTTCATCAATCATATCCTATTTTCATTAAGCTTCTCATGTCAGATGTCCATGGCATTTGTTTATTTGGTGAGAGAAAataatgatataaatataagaaaaTGTATCCCTTAGCATTTGAGTTATGTTCATAATATTCTTTTTATCCATTGTAGCATGTTGATATTTGTGTATAGTTATGTTCTACTATCCCTAAAATTTACACTTTCATTGTAATATTTGATGTAGCAATAAGGTGCTACTGACAAACACCTTTGTGAGTTTGTTGTGTAAAGATCTTATgctttaactttaaaaaaaaaaaaaagcacttttattgtgatatttcacgtgacaataaaataatattgacAAATACCTTTGGGAGATTCttgtataaatattaaaatatgaatTTCCTTCCCAAAAATATAATAATGAATTCTTAGAGAGTTTTATCCTCCATTTTGAAGAAATGCTTCTCAAAAGTCTTTTTTGGCTACTGCATTTTACTCACAAACCCTAAAATGGACGACCTCAATCGTCATTGAAAATTGTCACATTGAATTTAGTACGCTCTCAAAAGTCTTTTTTGGCTGCCGCATTTTATTCACAAACCCTAAACTGGACGACTGCAATCGTTAGTGAAAATTGTCACATTGAATTTAACTACGGTTGGTGGTGGGTTGTAATCACAATAAGTTGAATTTATTAGGTACGGCCGCATTGAAATGTAAGCAAAATGTAGTATTCCATGTGTTCATACATGGATTCCAAAATCTGGTTAACCTAAAAACTTGTTTTGAATGATTGAATATTaagaaattagaaagagagaaataattttAATAGTTTGACACGTTTTCAGTGTGAATTGaaataataatacatggattccTAAGTCTAGTAAACCTAAAAAAATTGTTTTGCTTCTTTATAATCTGAATTGGATTTAGTAAGAatgatttaatattaaaaaaaataagatgAGATAACAAATTTTAATAGTTAGGTGCGTTTCTAAGGCTAattgaaataataatataaattttagaaAGAAATATTAGATTTTATaagtttatatattttatttattgtttaatataatcattacaaaACTTAATTTCAATTCTACATTTATAATGCTAATGGATAAATAGTATCTATACATGTTATAatgaaatcatttttatttttaatacatatttttttaaactattataaataaaaatatcattaaaattattttttaaagacTTTATTTATGATAATGAAAGACTAACCTTTCTTTTATAATTATCAAGAAAATttatacaataataataataatttattaatcaaATTATGACTtcttttttaaatttcaatataaaTCACCAAATTGAAAACCAATAAACACTATCTAATCGATAAAATAAATACACATTTAATCTTAACTAATAATTAACTGAAATTTAAAAACgtgttaaattttaaaatatttaatcaacttTTGTCCCATTCAAATGTAATAAGTTTTCAAATTGAGCTTATTTCTAAGCTTTCAAAAAAGCTGAAAGGTCactacatttatgtcctcattagAAATTGAAGAGACAATACAATATTGAAAAGTTATTACATTTGAATGggacaaaaaattgattaaaaattaaaatatttcatttaattaaatactcttACTTATTTCTGATCATATCTTCTCTTGTTGCATCAATATTATGATGAAATCAAACCTCCATAATAGAAAATTGCACACAGAAATGTGACACAAATTCATAAACATGTTAAAGGTGTGCATAGTTGCAGAATAAACAATGCCTCGTAATACACATTTAATCTTAACTAATAATTAACTGAAATTTAAAAACgtgttaaattttaaaatatttaatcaatttttgtCCCATTCAAATGTAATAAGTTTTCAAATTGAGCTTATTTCTAAGCTTTCAAGAAAACTGAAAGGTCactacatttatgtcctcattagAAATTGAAGAGACAATACAATATTGAAAAGTTATTACATTTGAATGGgacaaaaattgattaaaaattaaaatatttcatttaattaaatactcttACTTATTTCTGATCATATCTTCTCTTGTTGCATCAATATTATGATGAAATCAAACCTCCATAATAGAAAATTGCACACAGAAATGTGACACAAATTCATAAACATGTTAAAGGTGTGCATAGTTGCAGAATAAACAATGCCTCGTAATTTCTCGCTTGGAATATAAAAAAACATAGAATGGTTAAACTGACAATCAATCTTTGAAGGACGAAAATAACGAGTCTTTTGTTATGGCAGGAGGGGGCAATGCAGATTTTCGTTCCTTAGAACAAACGCCCACCTGGGCTGTGGCCATTGTTTGCTTGGGCTTTGTACTCATTTCTATACTCATCGAAAAAGCTATTCATTTCCTGTCAAGGGTATTCTAGCAATCTATGTATCTTCCATTATAGTTTATCTTGTTTTTGCATATGTTGcatgcaaattgtttcatgtttggaTTGAATTGCAATGTTTTTGTGTGTGTTTTTGGAATGCAGTGGCTCAAGAAACGCCAAAAGAAATCACTGGGAAAAGCACTAGAAAAGATCAAAGAAGGTGAATAATTTGAATGTCATAATCAATTTCAGTCTCAGTTACCTGAAAAAGTACTTATATTGGTTCTTCTGATGGGTATGCAGAATTGATGCTGTTGGGATTCATCTCCCTTCTGCTTACTGTTGGGCAGAAGCCAATTTCAAAGATTTGTATATCTGAGGGCTTAGGAGATTCTTTCCTTCCCTGTTCAAAGGAGGAGGTTTCAGCAGAGAGTGTTTCTGACAAGATTGAAAAGTTGGCATTACTTGCGCACCATCGTAAGCTCCTGTTCTTAGCTTCAGAAATACCATTAAGGCGTACCTTGGCAAGAGATGAGACTGAGGATGGTCACTGTGCTAAAAAAGTGAGTATTTACGCTTAGTATTCATAGTATTTCTAAAGGAAATGGATTTTTTTAGTGTCTTTTTCTGTGTTATTTTGATGTAGGGGAAGGTCCCTCTGATATCACAAGATGGACTCCATCAACTGCACATCTTCATTTTTGTATTGGCTGTTTTTCATGTCTTGTCATGTATTGTAATCATGACGCTCGGATGGGCAAAGGTATGAGTTGCTAAACCTCATTCTGTGAGTTCTATGCAAAAGAAATTTGTTATAACCTGGCATGTGCAGATGAAGAAATGGAAAGCATGGGAGGAAGAGACTAAAACATTGGATTATCAATATTCTACAGGTTAGTTTAAGATTTTCCATTTCCTTTATTTCCTCATGCAGCAATTTAAGTTTTTGATTTCTTCAAAAGTTTAATTGTTAAATTGacaattgatttgttgtttttgattatCCTTGGAGTTGGAAACGTAAGTAGACATATAATTGCCATGTTGTAGatccttttctttaaagatttatttgttatctaatttgttgtttttattatcCTTCGAGTATACGTATAATTGTGAGGTTGTATAATTGTGAGGTTGTAGATGTTTCAAGGTTTAGATATACTCGTGAAACTACTTTTGGAAGGAGGCATATGAGCTTTTGGTCCAAAACACCAATCCTCACTTGGATTGTAAGTAAACTTAGCAATTCAAATAGTCATTCTTTATTCCAAGTTTAACCTCGATATAATTTCGATGTACTAAAGCCCCAACTCTTGGCTTTGTAGGTATGTTTTCTTAGACAATTCGTCCTATCTATGTCCAAAGTGGATTACTTAACATTGCGTCATGGATTTATACTTGTAAGCATTCTAAGGCCACACTTTTAAGGTTTTTAATTGTATACTTAACAAGAGGAATGTTTATCGTTGTAGGCTCATTTTGCTCCACATAGTAATTTTGATTTTCAAAGATATATAAAGAGATCATTGCGGAATGACTTTAGCGATGTTGTATCAATTAGGTATGTTTCATAATTGTATTTTAATAATGATATCAACATATTTTACATCAATGTCCATCTCTTTCATTcaaaaactaattaattaaataatttatatcatTGTGTGCAGTCCACCTCTATGGTTTTTCGCAATCTTATTTCTACTTCTCAAGAGGAATGGTAAATCTACTAGGCATTCTATTTATTTGTATTCATCATTTCTAATAGAATAAGGGCATGCCTGACATGTAAATTAATTTGTTGTAGGATGGTTCACATTCTTTTGGCTATCATTCATTCCATTAATTGTAAGTAACACAATACTTCTACTTCATTTAATTGGTttgatttaattaagtaattctagaagacataaaatataattttttttaacttaGCATGTGATATTCttatggttgttctcaccataatATAAATCTTATTTACAAAATTATAATTGTTCCTTATTATTTATTTTCGATCATTAGATTGCCAATAGTagcatgttgtgatggttaagttgttgtgttgttgttcttgccatcaaggttcaagcCCTACCGGTTCATAGCTCCGAATTAAAAAGCGTTTACccgttaataaaaaaaataaaaatcaatcattagaTTTAACTCATATGGTATctttttaaaaataagaaaataaaataattttacataTTTGTTAAGTATGACAAACATTAGAGTTGGAATCCAACAAAGAATTAGAAACTAAAATTATAAGGAAAAAGATTAGGTAAAAAAGAGTTTGTCTATTTTGATATTTGATTGAATTTAGAAGTTAGTAGAAGACTAGAGAATGAAGCAAGCAGTTCTTTGTACAAGGATCTCAAAACAGTATGACAAGTAACCTAATTAGAGTATTCATGATAAATATGAGTAACCATCTCTAACTATTTCTTCCTATAGGTACACTGGTGATCTTGTTTAGGAATTGGTCTTTAATAGAGTGGTTGGAGTTTGATTATGAGATGGTGACCCTTTGTAAACAACTATACCTTTACTCATGTGGTCGTAcaaattttgagatttttttcctaaaaaaatgCTTACATGTGGTACTTGTAAAATATAGATACATACTAGAAGGTGAGTAGAATAACCTACCAAATTTAGGCTGGATAAAATTTGGGACTAGAGATTGGAAGATAGCCTTAGTTAAACCCATTGTTAGTATGTTTTAACCTTAGATCTGACAATGGATTGGGTGTATGGAAACTACAAAGTGGGTGTGATAATGATTTTTACAAATGATGTAAGTTAAAAACCCTAAAAGCTTTACTAGGGTGATAGTGGTGTGTGTATTGCAATAGAAGGGATATGTGGGTAACGACTTCATAAGGTATACCAATGGGAGGATGTTGAAGTAGTTGAAAATATAGGTTCCTAGAAAAGGACAAAAAGTTGTAGAAAACAATATTGTGTTCTATATATATGATAGATATTACCAAGAAGGTAGAAGCAGAAGAATAACTAAAAGTAGACCAATACATATTTTAataggaaaatatttaataataaagttTTTTGGAAAAGATAGAAATtctgaaaaaaaatcaatttaaattaggatttttttatgttatttgtaAGTGATTTGATTTCAAACTAATTGGAGCCACTAGCGCATGGGTGCTAGTATCTAAGATCATGAGTGCAAGCACTAGTTTATAGAGAGATACAAAACTATATCTAGAAAGGAAAAAATATTTTGATAGTAGGGAGATTATAGGTTGAATGATATGAAAAAGATACGAGGGATTGTGAGATTATAAAATGATTCAAATGAGACATAACCATACAAAAGGGTGATAGAGACCCAAATGAATTGTAATAAAAAGTATGTGCACGAAGATAGATGACCAAAATATAGTATTAATGAATTTAAGCTATCATACATGATTATTCAACTTGAttgtatgacaatgatatcctAGGCCTATGGATGCAAGCTATAATCTAAAATCTCCATGGCATGTCATTAGTAACATAAATGGGATCAGATATAGTCCTTATAAGAGAGCTAAAAACTTGTACTTCTTATTCATTTTGGTACAACAAAGTTTGGATTAGCATATGATATAGGGCTAATGATTATAAAATGATAATTAAttgcaataataataaattaaagacTAGAAAGTAAACAcaacaagaaaaatataaaaataagatATATAAAGGAATCTGGATATGAGAACTAGAGCTTAATATGCTAGACATGGGTTTTAGGCCCCCTAGTTTGAAGGTAGCTATGGCAAACATAAAGGAGTAGAAATGTAGTTACTATGTCCTATAGGTGTTTCTCTCAAAAATATAGTCAAGAACAATTGAACAAGGATGCTAGTGTCTGAGTCCAAGTTTTATCAGCATCACAACTTGTGATAGTCTTCTTTGTGCTTCTATACCACTTTCACTATTGTTAGCATCCCCTCCATTTTGAAACTTAAAATCCTCGCTTTCCCTTTATTATCGGTTATGCCTTTATTGGTAAAACCTTAAAAGTCCTCAAGTTCTATGTTGACCCGATGTTGTGAGTCCAAGGAGGAGATATTATCTATTGGGTGACTAGGCGACAACAAAAAAATTGTGCTACTCAAAATGCCCAACCCTTCCCAATGACCGATACTCCCTTAGAGGTCGATGTCGGAGTATTAGagacttcaaaaaaaaaatttgcatactcTATCAACTCTCAGGTCAGCCAATAGTCATTAATTACACAACTACCAAGGAACAAATCAAATGAACATTTGCAAGTACCATCTTTATTGGTTGATTAAATGGCTAAAGGAATGTAAAGGTTGTGGCATGAGTCATAGCATTTGATATTGTCACCTTTCCAGATGAAATTTAATGCGCACCCTTTGAGCTAACCGAAGTAACACACACTATCATTGATAATAAATTTACTTTGTCAGAATGGTTTTGCCTTGCGATAACTAGTTGTCGGTTGTTGGTCCTAATCTAAATTGGCCAATAGTGAACAAGGGAATATTATTCAAGTGCTGCATGCCATTGTGTGGAAACAACAAACTGATTTTGTGGAATATAAAAAGACCATCTCCTTATTTGGTAAAATTATGAAACATGCTAAAAATCATGAACAACGGTTGCAAGAAGAAACCCTAGTAATTAGTTTTCCGACGATAATGAAGGTGGTGCTCAAAGGGAAAGATACAGTGATACAACTTGATGGCGAATCTGCGCATGAGGACATCCTCTTCAATTTAATCATTTTTTACTGATAATGCATACAAAATGAAGAGGAATTTGCCGTGGTTCTCTAGGTGCTGATTGAAGAAGAAACAAAGGTAGTgatgattgaaaatcaaattttaGGGCGGAATCTATTGCCTGATGAAGAAGTAAAAAATTAGGGTTATTTATGGTATGGATTTAGTATTTAAGATGTTTATGATGAGTTTTTCTTTTCTTATGGTCATTTTCAAGATCGTTACCTTCCCTAAAACCGTTGCTTTGAAACTACAAATAGATGTTAGTTATAAAAAGGGGTTTTATATAATAGTAAAAGGTAGGAAAAATGGGGAAAGGAGCTTATCTTTTGATACAGTCTTGTTGTACAAAGGGATGAGTCTGTGAACTCATGTTCTAACAGTGAAGAATAAAAgaagatatttttaaatatttgaagtTTTTAATGTTTTCTTTAAATTGCAATGAACATTGTTTCTTTGTAGTTACCCTTGAATTTTGTTATGCTATAATGAACTGAATATGTGTTTAATTCTGGAGCTTTAAATTcagattaaatcattttttgaaAAGAGTTTCCTATTCTTTCTTTTCCTGGGTAACATCCGTGGGTGTGGAATAAATAAACTTTGTATTATTTATCTATATTCACTTTATTTTAAGTCCAATCTTCACATCTAATTTTATGGTTATGAGTAGGTGTCGGTTTACCTTTTCTTATTTATGGTGAAAAACATAGAATGTCTTCATTCATTGCATATCTTTCAAAGGTAGTTGcccttgtaaaataagtagagagCATTTGCAAATACCATTGCATGTGACTCAGCTATtggttatattgtcattgatatgAGCAAGAGAATATAAAACTAAAGtgataaatttgttaaccaacaattGTCAGATCTAAGCTTGCACACATAGAAAATGGGGAAGAAGGATTATGATGTTCAAAGGCTTACCAAAGTAAAACTTCATGTTAGTGTTTCCACATCCACAATAGTTATGATGATAAAATAGAGTGTATGCCCTAGGGAGGATAGAtgcaaaaaaataatgaaatagtgaaataaaataattatacttCAGGTATGAAATGCTCTCATAGAGTTTCACATAAAGGTGGTGATGTGATTCTCTTTATGGAAGTCATACAAATTTTAATGCGATAGCATGATGATATGTATGGAAATGAGATCCTAGGCCTATGGATACGAAATAAGATCTTAAATATCCATAGCATAACGTTAGAATAGAGACTCACATGGAAGCCTCATTCTTGGCTATGTGGCAAAATTTAGAAGCCAAACTTTGAGAGTGGCTAAAGTGGAAATGGTCTATTATAGGATAATTGTGGCTAGGGAAAAGGGGCTTAGATCCCTCATTATTGAAGGCAATTCTCATAACATAATTATGATTCTTAAATGGGTGGCTAAACCAGACTAGAAATATAAGTCTTTCATCACCAAGTATCATGCTCTCCTTCCTACCCTTGGTGACATTAGGTTCTGCCACGTGTGGTAGATAGGTTGGCTGGGTTAGGTGCAtatgttaataatttttaaatctaTATTCACTTGCATAGAATCTTGGTTGAGGCTCGTGCCATGATTTTAAAGGACTTTTCTATTAATGATGAATAACCCCAAGGTTACCTTTTTGGTACTTACCTTTCTctccttttcctttcctttctagtTAAGGCGATGAGATTTAAATTTTGTTGGTACCACCTACCACTGTATCCCTCAGGATGGTCTCTTTCTCAACCTAGTTTCTTTTTTTGTGGACATGAGTGGCGATTTAAATCAGACCAAACTCAATGAATTCCTAGAATTGAAGAATAATGGAGAGATTTGGAATAAGATGGTTCAAGGCAATCCATATACTTATGTGGAGGGGATGACTGACCACGACCCTAAGCTCTCTATCATATTTTTTTAAGCCTATGATAATGGTGTTGTGAACATTAGCAGTGTCACCTTTCTGGTTTCTACAGAGACCATTGTGAAGGTGACTGGGCTAACCCTTGATGGCATTTATTTTCCTAAAACTCCCAAAGGAAATAATGAAGAGGACTTTGATCATTTCTTTGAACCTAGGGAAGCAGTTTCCAGACTTGAAAGTGGTTATAATAGGAATGAACTATGAGGAATTTGGAAGGAGGTGGCCCTATTGTTCATGAAATACTTCACCTTGAGCATAAGGAAAATGAGGTTCCATATGCAGATCTTTCCCATGTTAAATCATATATGCCACAAGGTAAGAATTAAATTTCCCTTTTGGGATATATCCTCTTTGTCTCAGTCTATTTCTAAAGCCATTGCTAAGGGTAAAACCCCTCTCCATCAAGGCCTCATTCGTAGATTTCCACTTGGCTTTATCCCCCTCTGGTGGGGTCCCTTCTAATGAGATTGGGTTCACCTATGAGCACAATTTATATGTGGATCTTATTGTTACTCCCTCTAATTCTAAATAAGTGCCTCTTTTGGGTTCTAAAATTTCCAATAGAAACAACTCTACTAGAATGGCCAAATTTAAGGCCATTGTCGCCACCAAAAAGGACCAAGAAGTGGAGATTTCTAAAGACTTTGGCTTTAAATATCTTTCCTCAGATGATTTAGACTCCTCAGACACCATGAGGTTGGAAAGTTCCCTTGATAAAAATAGTGCTAACCTTAGACCTTCCACCATAAACCCTCCTTCCTCTACCTTTACCAAACCTCTGAGATCTATCTTGGTTCTTACCAAAATTGTGAAGGTCCTGCATGAGGACGTCAAAAGAAAAGATGGCCTATTGAAATGGCTCTTTGCATAGATGAATGTGGTCATCAAAAAGATCAATCGATCGGAGGTGGTGGCTCAAGCACAGGCTAGGGCTAACATTTGGGTGGATTATTTGGATGAGGAAAAAGTTTAGAGAACTACCAATGATCTTGTGGGCATCATGAGGCAGTGGGATAAGGTGGGTGGAAAGATCGATGATATGGACTCCAAGATCAAGATGGAAGGTACTAAAATCGATCTAGAAGAGGTCAAGAAAACCCAAGAGGCCCTTAGAAAGAAAGTTGAGGAGGTCAACCTTAGTTGCAGGATCAGAATTGGTAAGCACAATTCCTCCCTATAGGCTATCCTAGATGAGATGGAAAGAAAAAGGGTGAAGAAAAGAAAATGCATGGAGTCCTTGGCCATGGGCTCTTGCCCCACCATGTCTTTTATTAAAGATGCCCCTGATTTTGCATTGATCTCCTCTATCTCTATGTTTGGGTCGAGTAAAAAAGTGTCTTTTTCTGATAAATTGCCAAGATTGGCTAGAAAAGGGTACCCCCATGTAGTAGACCATCTCTTTGTTTCTATGCTGGGTGGTTGTCCTATGTTTTGTGGTTGCTCTGTCTTTTAGTGTACAACTATTGGATCttttaatgctatgagatttccacaatctatgttgtattcttttgaactttttctggatttgattgtgtgtgtattttttttcccatcaatgtttcgaatcacactttgtgattcatcatcagga is part of the Cryptomeria japonica chromosome 10, Sugi_1.0, whole genome shotgun sequence genome and harbors:
- the LOC131859440 gene encoding MLO-like protein 6 — encoded protein: MAGGGNADFRSLEQTPTWAVAIVCLGFVLISILIEKAIHFLSRWLKKRQKKSLGKALEKIKEELMLLGFISLLLTVGQKPISKICISEGLGDSFLPCSKEEVSAESVSDKIEKLALLAHHRKLLFLASEIPLRRTLARDETEDGHCAKKGKVPLISQDGLHQLHIFIFVLAVFHVLSCIVIMTLGWAKMKKWKAWEEETKTLDYQYSTDVSRFRYTRETTFGRRHMSFWSKTPILTWIVCFLRQFVLSMSKVDYLTLRHGFILAHFAPHSNFDFQRYIKRSLRNDFSDVVSISPPLWFFAILFLLLKRNGWFTFFWLSFIPLIILLIVGTKLQVIITKMALDIQDRNPVVRGAPVVNPNDQLFWFKRPRLILHLIHFSLFQGAFQLAFFFWAWYEYGLESCFHKQIANIVVRVSLG